One genomic region from Quercus robur chromosome 4, dhQueRobu3.1, whole genome shotgun sequence encodes:
- the LOC126721296 gene encoding disease resistance protein RPS4-like, producing MTSLSELYLNGTDVKELPSSIKHLTGLTLLNLKDCSALSSFSDVICSLTSLEILTLSGCRGQRPKASHLLGFLPNVSSIDGALPDDLSCFSSLQSLNLSKNNFTCLPDSVSHLSKLKLLCLDDCSELQSLPYLPSRFTIINCLSLLEVEENKITEVSLLDSMLKDEVTEGSSLDIQFQPLWQRYIEDQIRESEGFYSVLHQIEIPEWLKNQYCGSSIAIPLHQYDVSWRGIALCVDFEVHNSKEVSSGPDVKYIHEFICHLDMDGGPKDRPLVYMVPREKIYVGSFGLWLYISHARIRELLDERNCIRPLIVTNSLDIEIKGCGARILYEPDVAGFVRHLGHKIFRSTDALRQGSEDFIKCHLGNSLSHDNEVESTQSNALIDLNPRLRSALKSMLSRFYEGEAQHHCYDYIFPEVAVPQAWFSYRNLGSYIKMELPPNLHNNSTWIGLTIFAFYTVDKQ from the exons ATGACATCCTTGTCAGAGCTTTATTTGAACGGGACTGACGTAAAAGAACTACCATCATCAATCAAGCATCTGACTGGCCTTACTTTATTGAATCTTAAAGACTGCAGTGCCCTTTCCAGTTTTTCTGATGTCATTTGTAGTTTAACATCTCTTGAAATTCTTACTCTATCGGGATGCAGGGGTCAACGGCCAAAAGCATCGCATTTGCTTGGGTTCTTGCCCAATGTATCCTCAATTG ATGGAGCACTTCCTGATGATCTTAGTTGCTTTTCCTCACTGCAGTCTCTGAATCTGAGTAAAAACAATTTTACATGCTTGCCTGATAGCGTTTCTCATCTTTCTAAGCTTAAACTTCTTTGCTTGGATGATTGTAGCGAGCTTCAGTCCTTGCCATATCTTCCATCAA GATTCACTATTATTAATTGCCTCAGCTTGCTTGAGgttgaagaaaacaaaattactGAGGTTTCTTTGCTGGACAGCATGCTCAAGGATGAGGTAACTGAGGGTTCTTCGCTGGATATACAGTTCCAGCCATTGTGGCAAAGATACATTGAG GATCAAATTCGTGAAAGTGAAGGATTTTACAGCGTTTTAcatcaaattgaaattccaGAGTGGCTCAAAAATCAGTATTGTGGGTCATCTATAGCAATCCCGCTACATCAGTATGATGTTAGTTGGAGGGGAATCGCCCTATGTGTTGATTTTGAGGTCCACAATTCAAAAGAGGTTTCTTCTGGTCCGGATGTAAAATATATTCATGAGTTTATTTGTCATTTGGACATGGACGGTGGTCCTAAAGATCGTCCTCTAGTCTATATGGTCCCTAGAGAAAAAATCTATGTTGGTTCATTTGGACTTTGGCTATACATATCGCATGCGAGGATTAGAGAACTATTAGATGAACGTAATTGCATTAGGCCATTGATTGTAACCAATAGCCTAGATATTGAGATTAAAGGGTGTGGTGCACGTATACTCTATGAGCCTGATGTGGCAGGATTTGTACGACACCTAGGCCATAAAATTTTTAGGAGCACTGATGCCCTCCGTCAAGGTAGTGAAGATTTCATAAAATGTCATTTGGGCAATTCCCTAAGTCATGATAACGAGGTGGAATCCACTCAGTCCAATGCCCTAATTGACCTGAACCCCAGGCTGAGAAGTGCCCTCAAGTCAATGCTTTCAAGGTTTTATGAG GGAGAAGCACAACACCACTGCTATGATTATATCTTTCCAGAAGTTGCAGTTCCCCAAGCCTGGTTCAGTTATCGAAATTTGGGGTCCTACATAAAAATGGAGTTGCCACCAAACTTGCATAATAATTCGACATGGATAGGGTTAACTatatttgccttttatactGTGGACAAGCAATGA